CCAAAACATTTCCATTTCGGTCGTAAATCGTCCCACGCTTGGCAGCCACTGTGGTCTTAGTGTTATAAGATTTAGCAGCCTGGGTCGACAAATCGACACCAAACTTACTGTCTGCCCCGATAATCACCACAAAGTTGATAATAAAGACGAAAAAGATAAAGATGCTGAGAACCATAAGGTTCTGACCAACGTGCTGTCGATTCTGGGCTGGCTTTCGCCTATCCCTAACGACATAGTTTAGAAATAAATGTTTAAGTTTTCTTAATCTGTTCATTGGTTACCTCACACTCTTAATACTATCGTTATTAATAGACAGGCCTGCCTTATTAGCAATCTCTTTAATACGGTCAGAGTTAGTCAACTCATTAACCGCCTGCTTAGCATTGTTAAGCTCTGTTTTTTCATCACTAATCTTGCTATTAAGGTCTGTGATTTGTTGCTTGATAGCCTGATTACGCCCTTGTAAAAATACAACTGCGATACTCATCACAATAGCTGTCAAAACAATTGCCGAATAGAAAGCCTTTTCCATACGCGTCATAAAACGAATATGGTTTCTAATGGCTCTATTGACAATCTGATGTTCCTTATTTTCCATAATTATTTCCTGATTTTTTTAGCCACACGCAATTTAGCAGAATGCGAGCGGTTATTAGCTTCTAATTCTTCCTGACTAGGTAGGATTGGCTTGCGATTAACTAAGGCTACCTTAGGTTGGAGGTCTTCAGGAATAAAGGGCAGACCTTTAGGCACGTCTACCGTACTAGCTTCCTTGAAAAGCTGTTTAGTCAGTCGATCCTCCAAAGAGTGGAAGGTAATGACCGAAATACGACCATCCACAGCAAGTAAATCCAAGGCCTCTTGAATAGACTCATCCGCAGCACCAAGCTCATCGTTCACTTCGATACGAATAGCTTGGAAAATTTGCTTGGCTGGATGGCCCTTCTTCTTCAATTCCTTAGCAGGCTTAGCTAATTTAATGATTTCCGCCAGTTCCGTCGTGGTCTCAATTGGTTTAACCTGACGGGCCTGTTCAATCTTACGTGCAATTTGTTTAGAGAACTTGTCCTCACCATACTTGAAGAAAATGCGCACCAAATCGTTGTAAGGATAGGTATTGACCACATCATAAGCGGTCAGACTCGCCTCCTCATTCATACGCATATCTAGCTTGGCATCCTGTTTATAGGAGAAACCACGCTCACGCTCATCCAACTGTGGGCTAGAGACACCCAAGTCATAGAGAATGCCATCAATTTCAGACACCCCCATGGCTTCAAGGTTGGACTTGAGATTACGGAAATTATCCTTAATGAAGGTCACCATGCCCTTATCAATATAGTCCTTGAGACGCACTTGAGCATTATCAATAGCCTTTTGGTCTTGATCAAAGCAATACAAATGTCCCTTTTCAGACAATTGTGACAAAAGATAAGATGAATGTCCTGCGCCACCCAAAGTCGCATCTACATAGATGCCATCGGGCTTGATATCAAGCATATCAACAGTTTCGTGCAAAAGAACGGTTACATGGTGAAATTCATTAGTCATGACTTTTATTATAGCACAAGAATAGAGAAATTGTCTCGTTCCGTAAGTTGTTAGGATATCAAAAAAGCCAGACCCTAGGCCTGACTTTATGATTGATATATTGGTTCTCAAAAATTAATCCACTCTGTAAAAATAACTTTCCTCTGAAGGCACCCCATTCGTCGCTAAGATTCGGTCTTTACTGTTATCTCCCGCATCACTTGCATCGCTAACTCCTTTAGGACAAAGCTGAATTGGAGTATTACCTACTGGACTAGAATCAACATAAGTTAAAGTATATATCCCAGACACATGCTGATTGGGTGAGACTTTGTCGATAGGGTAAGTATAGCCCCAGAAATCCAACTGTCCGTCCGAAGTAATGGTGATGGTCTTTCCATTTGAAGACTTCCATGTCCCTACAGCCGATTTGTAGTTACCATTCTTCAGTTCATCAGCCTTAAGTGAGGTTGAGCTTGTTTTACCTTCCGACGATGTTTTAGAACTACTATTACTTGAAGCACTGTCCAAGTCCTTCCAATCCCAACTAGAAAGATCTGCTTTTTCAGCACCTGAATCGCTGTCGTCTTTGACAAGAGACTGGCCGTCATTATTAAAGTGGTAACCTGAACCACCACCTGCTGTGGCACCAGCACTACCATAGTAGCTAAAGGTCTTATCCATAAGGTAAGCCAATGTCATACGCTCACCCAACATGCCCAGTTGTGGCCCCTCTGTCAGACGAACAACCTGACCACTATCCTTAGATATAGTGTAAATATCCGTAATCACATGTTCTTTAAAGAGTTTACCTGGCTTAAAAGCAAGAATCAACTCATCAACACCATTACCATCCAAATCATGGTAAGTATAGACCGTTGAGGCAGGACTTGTTTGAGAATTAGCATAGGTCACAATGAGAGAATTAAGTGATGCATCCGTTTGGTTGTTGGCCACAGCCGTTTGGTACTTACTAATGATGCTATCATAGGCAGAGGTATCTACCTTTTTCTCTTGACTAGAGCTTGAACTTGTACTTATGCTAGAGCTTTCACTACTACTTGATTGTGACTGCTCTACTGATGAAGATGAAGTCATCGAAGTCAACCCATTTTGCTGGTTTGAACAAGCTGCTAATAGGACTAAACTAGATAATCCTGTTACTAATGCTAAAACTTTATTTTTCATCTCTAAACCTAAATTCCTTTTCTTTAATCCTTATTCTGCTGTCCCAGAGCTAACATCTGCGCTGTAGGCAGGGGCTGTATAGCTTGAAGACTCACTATGTGACTCTGTATAAGTTGTTGGTGGCACATAGTTATACTGGGGCGCTTGATAAGCCTCTTGTGCTGAAGAAGGCGTTGGCGCCGATGCTACCGCAGGGCTAGAGCTCGCCTCTGTCTGACTAGCCACTACTACCGTTGAACTTGCTGACGAAGATTCACTTGATGACTCACTTGAGCTTGTTGAAGATGACGATGAACTAGAGCTAGATGACTTGGACGAAGACTTGGGTTTGCTTGATGATGACTGTTTAGTGGCTACCTTGACTTGGACCTTAGCATGATTGTGAGCAGGTTGCAAAAAGACGATTGCCAAAGCCAAAAGGATAGCTGGTAGGGTAAATGCCAAAATAAGGTAACGTTTTTCTTTTAAATGACGAAGTAGTTTCATAGAATATTCACATTTCTTAAATATATTTTTAGTATCGATTAGTCTCAGATAAGATTATATCAGAAATATTAAAATGTGCAACATTGACATAAAAGTTTTTTGACATCAGAAAAACCAACTCAAAGAGTTGGTTGGTTGTCATTATTGCCGTGGGTTATCGACGTTTTTAACTGGCACTTCTACTTTTGT
The DNA window shown above is from Streptococcus salivarius and carries:
- the ftsL gene encoding cell division protein FtsL, producing MENKEHQIVNRAIRNHIRFMTRMEKAFYSAIVLTAIVMSIAVVFLQGRNQAIKQQITDLNSKISDEKTELNNAKQAVNELTNSDRIKEIANKAGLSINNDSIKSVR
- a CDS encoding Wzz/FepE/Etk N-terminal domain-containing protein — its product is MKLLRHLKEKRYLILAFTLPAILLALAIVFLQPAHNHAKVQVKVATKQSSSSKPKSSSKSSSSSSSSSSTSSSESSSESSSASSTVVVASQTEASSSPAVASAPTPSSAQEAYQAPQYNYVPPTTYTESHSESSSYTAPAYSADVSSGTAE
- the rsmH gene encoding 16S rRNA (cytosine(1402)-N(4))-methyltransferase RsmH, encoding MTNEFHHVTVLLHETVDMLDIKPDGIYVDATLGGAGHSSYLLSQLSEKGHLYCFDQDQKAIDNAQVRLKDYIDKGMVTFIKDNFRNLKSNLEAMGVSEIDGILYDLGVSSPQLDERERGFSYKQDAKLDMRMNEEASLTAYDVVNTYPYNDLVRIFFKYGEDKFSKQIARKIEQARQVKPIETTTELAEIIKLAKPAKELKKKGHPAKQIFQAIRIEVNDELGAADESIQEALDLLAVDGRISVITFHSLEDRLTKQLFKEASTVDVPKGLPFIPEDLQPKVALVNRKPILPSQEELEANNRSHSAKLRVAKKIRK